From a single Syngnathus scovelli strain Florida chromosome 2, RoL_Ssco_1.2, whole genome shotgun sequence genomic region:
- the LOC137839532 gene encoding nuclear pore membrane glycoprotein 210-like has translation MLHKAHLKMFLLSFFLWQNICIGSVFSLDLQSSLNGSYHRVKAKKDALSIINATLRAVEDEKGGVHPLANLIHNEKDVEMSNPIVLSPTILTFPWQPKVGVYQYTIKATGGSGNFSWSSSNTSVATVTVKGVMTTARDIGVSIIKAQDMRNPLHFGEMKVYVIEPVVMAFARCQVEARVGMILELPLRIFGRLEEKWMEPVMLSDCSHFDLQVDVESQGVFQQLEGRLGPGQGHCSGLRAKALAQGYTTLSVSYNHGNVHLGAKITIAAYPPLIAIDPVSVAVVTLGSSKDMLFEGGPQPWVLKPSKFFCDLKAENEESVSLTLASPPSHNYDQHLVRATCRALGEQMLEVRVSNKASMTNPYPAEERASVKFICAPPSRLTLVPAYAVPRLELSCPLLQQNKYVVPNDPNLVLELAAFDEQGRKFDNFSSLSTVWESSKVSLASIEPTLPMTLEPFVDENKQMKLHGRQTVVVHRQSGIAAITATALEYQQSHIQAANVHRRGDTFTPVSATLELLLVEAVKVLPDTLTIFNHPDVRSNLVLRGGSGYFFVNSSIKDIADVVFQDTQGTVQVAPIQPGVVQVMVHDLCLAVPSTAKATVRVSEILEVNLRVVDKVEIGKSVRCYVTVLNDNKKPFLTSYFPFMKLKVKAASSIVALIPLAESTEHDTAVYVAKGLSIGQTTLSAVVVDKNGTKMSSAPQQIEVFSPFKLMPRKTTLLIGAMMQITSKGGPQSNILFSISDEDIASVNGTGHVKGVTVGNVTVTGLVQAVDAETGKLVVVSKDQVEVEVVHLTAIRIQAPITRMMTGAQMPVFVMGLTNSQTPFTFGNTVPGLSFHWSTTKRNILDVQSRHSMANVELNAEHNFGMSVTGRTKGQAGLKVYNKLYVIKPQFEILMSPNSTFKVETSRDGEAALSYQMMNWTDQVAIAQVDDKGFLFSGPLTGMSPLLVTSQESFGVNQTLIASVKVVPVSYMRFSTSPALHTPTGESLKALPLGIVLTLTVHFHISTGETLHSSNSRVTFSTNRDDLVQIESGPDNHTLTVRTVNVGLTLLSVHDNENTAMADYIPLPVEHAILPGEAQRLVVGDVMCFTAQLTSQHGGHGIWSSSANAVLQVDSKTGAAVARNNGAATVYYEIPGVLKTYREVVVKSSPRTAATAQALPVRISKQTEVLFTTRGQGINLIGTCSSFQTEAIALLQPETSVTCHLSFNSDVDFPASSVFKTHTSFDPSIGLYKCLITLQPMADQLTRVLNMSMTNLLVKAGLEDSAFSGEQVSARLPLELTLYCDLTVRALYCHLTELMLSNLQPSVELTVFGPAVARAYLTVVSSSPVIDIQEIEAHRSSPSLSKYTIRALDPQASHSASVTISSAFSGQSLIIPVTLIHEAEPGAGIQAAAQFNREGDRPPPDSYHVMLFTLLALLAGTSIVIIVYRSVFPPEQSKYHIVIRRPPRFTAPNSFNQSISRMETNSISRLRLLSTNY, from the exons ATGCTACATAAAGCACATCTGAAGATGTTTCTCTTGTCCTTCTTTTTGTGGCAGAATATCTGTATTGGCTCAGTTTTTTCATTGGACTTGCAATCTTCCCTGAATGGATCTTATCATAGGGTCAAAGCTAAGAAAGATGCACTAAGTATAATTAATGCTACCTTAAGAGCTGTTGAGGATGAA AAAGGTGGGGTCCACCCACTAGCCAACTTGATACACAATGAAAAGGATGTGGAAATGTCTAACCCTATAGTTCTAAGTCCCACTATTCTCACATTCCCATGGCAACCCAAGGTCGGCGTCTATCAATATACAATAAAG GCAACCGGCGGCAGTGGAAATTTCAGCTGGTCTTCCTCCAACACAAGTGTGGCCACAGTGACTGTCAAAGGCGTAATGACAACAGCCAGGGACATTGGCGTCAGCATAATTAAAGCGCAGGATATGCGCAACCCTCTCCACTTTGGGGAGATGAAG GTATATGTCATTGAACCTGTGGTGATGGCCTTTGCACGCTGCCAAGTAGAAGCTCGAGTGGGCATGATTCTAGAGCTACCGCTCAGAATATTTGGCCGATTGGAGGAAAAGTGGATGGAGCCAGTCATGCTGAGTGACTGCTCCCACTTTGACCTGCAGGTAGATGTGGAAAGCCAAGGCGTCTTTCAGCAGCTCGAAG GTCGTCTGGGTCCAGGCCAAGGCCACTGCAGTGGGTTGAGAGCCAAAGCCCTGGCCCAGGGCTACACCACGCTGTCGGTCAGCTACAACCATGGCAATGTTCACCTGGGCGCAAAGATCACGATTGCAGCTTACCCTCCCCTCATC GCTATTGACCCCGTGTCCGTGGCTGTTGTGACACTGGGTTCCTCTAAAGACATGCTGTTTGAGGGTGGGCCTCAGCCTTGGGTTCTGAAGCCCTCTAAATTCTTCTGTGACTTGAAAGCTGAGAATGAAGAAAGCGTGAGCCTGACTCTGGCTAGCCCACCCTCCCATAATTACGATCAGCACTTGGTCAGAGCAACCTGCAGGGCATTGGGAGAGCAG ATGCTGGAGGTGAGGGTGAGCAACAAGGCCAGTATGACCAACCCTTATCCCGCCGAAGAGCGGGCATCTGTAAAGTTTATTTGCGCTCCTCCGTCACGCCTCACGCTGGTCCCAGCGTACGCCGTTCCACGGCTAGAACTCTCATGCCCTCTGCTGCAGCAGAACAAATACGTG GTACCAAATGACCCCAACTTAGTTTTGGAGCTTGCAGCTTTTGATGAACAAGGGCGGAAGTTTGACAACTTCAGCTCACTGAGCACAGTGTGGGAATCAAGCAAAGTGTCCCTGGCCAGTATCGAGCCTACCCTACCTATGACCCTTGAACCTTTTGTGGATGAAAACAAGCAGATGAAACTACACG GCCGGCAGACCGTCGTCGTGCATCGTCAATCGGGGATTGCTGCCATCACAGCGACAGCGCTGGAATATCAGCAGTCTCATATCCAAGCAGCCAATGTTCATCGACGG GGTGACACGTTTACCCCTGTGTCAGCAACATTGGAACTCCTGTTAGTTGAAGCTGTGAAGGTTCTTCCTGACACATTGACCATATTCAACCACCCAGATGTGCGG AGTAATCTTGTCCTACGAGGGGGGTCAGGCTACTTTTTTGTCAACAGCAGCATTAAAGACATTGCAGATGTGGTGTTTCAGGACACCCAAGGAACAGTTCAG GTTGCCCCTATCCAGCCAGGTGTGGTGCAAGTGATGGTTCATGACCTTTGTTTAGCGGTCCCATCTACAGCCAAAGCCACAGTGCGGGTTTCCGAAATCCTGGAGGTGAATTTGAGAGTGGTCGACAAG GTGGAAATTGGCAAATCAGTAAGGTGTTATGTCACAGTATTGAATGACAACAAAAAGCCTTTCCTGACCAGCTATTTCCCGTTCATGAAATTGAAAGTTAAGGCAGCGTCTTCAATTGTCGCATTAAT ACCACTCGCAGAGTCCACAGAACATGACACTGCGGTTTACGTTGCAAAAGGTCTTTCTATTGGCCAGACAACGTTGTCAGCTGTTGTTGTAGATAAAAATgggacaaaaatgtcatctgcCCCTCAACAAATTGAG gtattTTCACCATTCAAACTCATGCCTCGGAAAACGACTCTGCTGATTGGAGCAATGATGCAG ATCACATCCAAGGGTGGACCACAGTCCAATATTCTGTTTTCTATCTCGGATGAAGACATTGCTTCTGTTAACGGCACAGGTCACGTCAAGGGTGTGACCGTCGGTAACGTCACTGTGACAGGACTCGTCCAAGCTGTCGATGCTGAAACCGGCAAGCTGGTTGTCGTGTCAAAG GATCAGGTAGAAGTTGAGGTTGTGCATTTGACTGCCATTCGAATCCAAGCACCCATTACGCGTATGATGACGGGAGCGCAG ATGCCTGTGTTTGTGATGGGTTTGACCAATAGCCAAACACCCTTCACCTTTGGCAATACTGTGCCAGGACTTAGCTTCCACTGGTCCACTACCAAAAGGAACATCCTGGATGTCCAGTCAAGACACTCTATG GCTAATGTGGAGCTCAACGCTGAGCACAATTTCGGCATGAGCGTAACGGGTCGGACAAAAGGGCAAGCTGGGCTCAAG GTCTATAACAAGTTATACGTGATTAAACCCCAATTCGAGATACTCATGAGTCCAAATTCAACCTTCAAAGTCGAAACCAGCAG GGATGGCGAGGCTGCACTGTCATACCAGATGATGAATTGGACTGACCAAGTTGCTATCGCGCAAGTTGATGACAAGGGCTTCCTCTTCTCTGGCCCACTCACTGGCATGTCACCACTGCTGGTTACTTCACAAGAGTCCTTTGGTGTCAATCAAACTCTTATCGCCTCAGTAAAG GTGGTACCTGTGTCCTACATGCGTTTCAGTACCAGTCCAGCGTTACACACGCCCACTGGGGAGAGCTTGAAAGCCCTCCCTTTGGGCATTGTCCTCACCCTCACCGTTCATTTTCACATCAGCACCGGAGAGACCCTCCACAGCTCCAACAGCCGTGTCACCTTCTCCACAAACAG GGATGATCTGGTGCAAATCGAGTCTGGGCCTGATAACCACACTTTGACGGTCAGGACGGTGAACGTAGGCCTTACGCTTCTGTCTGTGCACGACAACGAAAACACTGCGATGGCAGACTACATTCCTCTTCCTGTGGAGCATGCCATCCTGCCAGGAGAGGCCCAGAGGCTGGTGGTAGGAGACGTCATGTGCTTTACTGCACAGCTGACCAGTCAACATG GAGGTCATGGTATTTGGAGCTCCTCAGCCAACGCTGTGCTCCAGGTGGATTCCAAAACCGGTGCAGCTGTGGCCAGAAACAATGGGGCAGCTACCGTGTACTACGAGATACCTGGTGTTTTAAAAACATACAGAGAG GTTGTGGTGAAATCATCTCCAAGGACAGCCGCAACAGCGCAGGCCTTGCCAGTTAGAATTAGCAAGCAGACTGAAGTCTTATTTACAACCAGAGGACAAGGAATCAATCTCATTG GAACCTGCTCCTCGTTCCAGACAGAAGCCATCGCGCTACTGCAGCCAGAAACATCCGTCACTTGCCACCTCAGCTTTAACAGCGATGTTGATTTCCCCGCAAGCAGCGTCTTCAAGACACACACCAGTTTTGATCCCAGCATTG GCTTGTACAAGTGTTTAATTACTCTACAGCCAATGGCAGACCAGCTGACCCGAGTTCTCAACATGTCCATGACCAACCTGCTAGTGAAGGCTGGCCTGGAGGACAGCGCCTTCTCTGGGGAGCAGGTCAGCGCCAGACTGCCGCTAGAGCTCACTCTCTACTGCGACCTGACTGTGCGCGCCCTCTACTGCCACCTGACGGAGCTGATGCTCTCCAACCTGCAGCCATCTGTGGAGCTCACAGTCTTCGGTCCGGCTGTTGCCCGAGCATACTTGACG GTGGTTTCCAGTTCTCCCGTCATTGATATTCAAGAGATTGAAGCACACAGAAGCTCTCCGAGTCTGTCAAAGTACACCATCAGGGCTTTGGACCCGCAAGCATCACACTCTGCTTCCGTTACTATCAGCAGTGCCTTCTCGGGTCAGAGTCTCATCATCCCGGTCACTTTGATACACGAGGCTGAGCCTGGTGCAGGCATCCAAG CTGCTGCACAATTTAACAGAGAGGGGGACCGCCCACCACCCGACTCTTACCACGTGATGCTGTTCACCCTGTTGGCCTTGCTAGCTGGTACATCCATCGTCATCATCG TCTACCGCTCAGTGTTCCCGCCAGAGCAGTCAAAATATCATATCGTCATCAGGAGGCCTCCACGCTTTACTG CCCCAAATTCTTTCAACCAGTCCATATCCCGGATGGAGACAAACAGCATCTCCAGGTTGCGGCTCTTATCTACCAACTACTGA